ACCAACATGCGTTCGACGCTGGACACCGCGTTCCTTCGGCGGCTGAGGTTCGTCGTGGAGTTCGCCTTCCCCGGCTTGGCCGAGCGGAAGCTCATGTGGGAGAAGGCGTTCCCGACCCGGGCACCGTGCGCCGATCTTGATTGCGACCGGCTGGCGCAGCTGCAGACGAGCGGTGCGATGATCCGCAACATCGCGCTCAACGCGGCTTTCCTCGCCGCGGCGGCGGGGGAGCCGATCACGATGGAGACGGTGCTGGCGGCGGCGCGCACTGAGTTCCGGAAACTGGAACTTCCCGTGCCGGAACGCGATTTCCAGCGGTGATCTCGATCCGGATCGAGCGTTTGGTGCTGACCGGGTTGGCCGGGGAGCCGAGTCAGCTTCGCGATGCCGTGCAGGCGGAACTGGCCCGGCAGCTGGCGGACGCGCCGCCTCGGGGGTGGCGGGCGGCGCGGCGAAGGAGGGTCGCGGTGCCGGAACTTTCCGCGGGTCCGCTCGCGGAAGCCATCGCGCGTTCGATCCACCGCGGCATTCGCGAGGTGGCCGGCTGAGCGGTGACGGCTCGGTGACGCGGTCGCGGCACCCTTGGGGGCAAGGCGTTCCGCCGTTCGCTGGGGAGGACTACGACGATGACCACCTTTCCGCAGAGCCTGAATCCCGTCCGGGGCGGGTTCGTGCTGGTGGATCCGGACAGCGGGCGGGCGGCGACGACGATTCCGTTCCAGTACAACCCGGACACGCTCACCCGCACCCTGCAGGTGCAGGGCATCGGCGGGGAACCGGGCGACCGGCTGGAAGCGTTGCGGCTCAAGGGTCCTTCGCACGAGTCATACCGGTTCGAGGCCGAATTCGACGCCACGGCGGCACCCGGGAAATTCCCTGACGGCTTGTTTCCGGTGCTCTGCGCGCTCGAGAAAAGCCTGTCGCCGACGTCCGCCCAACTGCTGAACGAAGACCAGCTGGCCGGGCAAGGACAGCTGGAAATCGTGCCGGTGGAGGCACCGCTGACCGTGCTCGTCCTCGGGCCGAAACGCGTGCTGCCGGTGCGGATCACCGACTTCAGCGTCACCGAGGAAGCGTTCGACGCCGCGCTCAATCCGATTCGCGCGAAGGCGAGCATCACGGTCCGGGTGCTCACTGTGGACGATCTCGGCTATCCGCATCCCGGCGATACGGGGGCGCGCGCGAAGGGCGGAACGCTGTACCTGACTTATCTCCGGCAGAAAGAACAATTCGCCGCTCGCGTCACCAATCCGGTGACCGACGTCGGCGTGCCGACCGTCTAGGAGGTGCTCGATGTTCTCCGCGACCAGTCGTTACTACGGCCTGCCCACCGCGGTCCGCGACCTCCCGGACGGTCGCTCGGTCCGCTTCGTCCGGCGGCGGTTGCTGCCGCAGCCCGAACAGCTCGCCCAGATCGGCGAGCGCGTGGTGAAACCGCGCGACCGGCTCGACCGCATCGCCGGCGAGGTGTTCGGCGACGCCGAGCAGTACTGGCGGATCGCCGACGCGAACCGGGCGATGGATCCGGACGAGCTGACCGCGACGCCGGGCCGCCGGTTGCGGATCACGCTGCCGCCCGGGATTCCGGCGGGAGGGACCGGTGGGTAAGAGCTTCCAGCTGCAGCTGATGATCGGCCAGGTGCTCGCCGCGCCGGTGCCGCACGAGCTGATCGACGCGTTGCAGTCCGTGCAGGTCACGTCGTCCGCGGGCGAGCGCAGCGGGTTCCAGCTGACCTTCGCGGTGAGCCGGAACTCGGTGCTCACCCGGGCGTTGCTGCCGTCCGGGCTGCTCGACCCTCCGGCGCGGGTCGTGCTGTCGGTGATCGTCGGCGGCTCGGCGGACGTGCTGATGGACGGGGTGATCACCCGGCACGAGATGAGCCCGGGCGCGGGTCCGGGCGAATCCCGGCTCACGGTGACCGGCGAGGACCTCACCGCGCTGATGGAACTCCGGTACGAGCAGGACGTCTTTCCCGGGATGCCGCTGCACGTGCGGGTGCTCAAAATCCTGGCCAAGTACGCGAGGTACGGCATCGTGCCCGCCCCGGTGCCGGTGCTGTTCGGGGAACCGCAACTGCCGCAGGAGAGAGTGGACGGCCAGTCCGACACCGATCTCGGCTACCTCCGGGGGCTGGCCACGGACGCCGGGTACGCCTTCTACCTGATCCCCGGGCCGGTGCCGGGCGCGAGCATCGGGTACTGGGGTCCGGAAATCCGGGGCGGGGTCGTGCAACCCGCGCTCACCGTCGATTCCGGGATGGCGTCCAATGTGGAATCCCTGTCGTTCAGTTTCGACGGCATGTCCCGGAAACAGTACACGATCCGGCTCACCGAACCGCACACCAAGATCGGGTTTTCCATTCCCGTGCCGAGCGTTTCGTTGCTGCGGCCACCGCTGGCGGCGCGTCCCGCGGTGGCTTTGAAAGAGGAGCCGTTGCTGGACCTGGCCGGACGGCCGACACCCGAGGTGTTGCTGCGTGCACTGAGCCAAACTGCGAAGAGCACCGACGCGGTGACCGGACAGGGAAAGCTCGACGTGCTCCGGTACGGCCACGTGCTCAAGTCGCGCGCGCTGGTCGGCGTGCGCGGCGCGGGGCTCGCGTACGACGGCCTCTATTACGTCAACCGCGTCACGCACGAGATCAAACGCGGCGAGTACAAGCAGAGTTTCGGACTGACCAGGGACGGTTTCGTCCCCTTCTCCCAGCAGGTGAGCGCATGACCGACGAAACGCGGTTCGACGGCACCTACCAGGGCGAGGTGGTGTCCAATGTAGACCCGCTCGGCCTGGACCGGCTGCTGGTGCGGGTCGTGGACGTACTGGGCGACAACGCCATCTGGGCGGCGGCGAGCACCGCGGCGCCGGGCATGAACGTGGTGCCGCTGATCGGGTCCGGGGTGTGGATCGAGTTCCAGGGCGGCGATCTCGGCCGCGCGGTGTGGACCGGCTTCCGGCGCGCCGTGCGCGAGGAGGGGCCGCCGATCGCGTCCAGCATCCTGCCGGGCGTGCCGCAGGTGGTCATCGGCACGCCGCTGACGCCGTTCGGCCAGCCGCCGCAGAACTACCTGCTGATCACCCAGCAGCCCGGGCCCACCGGCGGCATCCAGCTGCAGATCTTGGGTCCGTCCGGGCCGTACATCAAGCTCAACGAGACCGGGATCGAACTGTCCTGCGGCCCCGGTCTCGCCTCGATCCGGCTCGCCGGTACCTCGGTGATCGTCAACAACGGCACGCTCGTCGTTCCGAACTAGGAGGTGCGGACATGCCGGGATTCTTGCTCCACAGCGGAATGACGATGACCTGTCCGCACGGCGGCGCGGTGACCGCGATCCCGTCCGGACCGCCCGCGGCGCTGGTGAACGGAATGCCGGTGCTCACCTCCAAAGACCAGCTGATCGTCACCGGATGCTCGTTGGTTCCGCCGTGCGCGACGGTGCAGTGGACGAACCTTTCGTCCCTGCTGGCGGGCGGGGCCCTGGTGCTGACGCAGCTGCCTCCGGCCGGTCAGGGCGGCGGGACCTGCGTCGGCTCTCTTTCGCCCGGGCCGCCGGTCGTGGTTGTCATGCAACAGTTCGTCACGGGGAGGTGACCACTGTGGACATTGACTTCCCGTTCCATTTCGACGAACGCGGACGCGTCGCGGAAACCGGCTACGCGAACCACGTGCTCGACCTGATCGAGCAACTGCTCTTCACGACGCCAGGGGAGCGCGTGATGCGACCGGATTTCGGTTGCGGGTTGCTGGACCTAGTGTTCGAGCCGAACAGTCCGGAGCTGGCGGCCGCAGTGCAGGCGTCGGCGGAGGGAGCGTTGCACCGCTGGCTCGGCGACCTGATCACGGTGCAGCACCTGGACGTCATCGCCGAGGAAAGCACCTTGCGGATCGAAATCGGCTACGTCCTCCTCGCGACCGGCGAACGGCGCGAGGACGTCATCACCGGGAGGGCGGCATGATTGGCTGTGCGGACGAACGCCGCCGGGCGGACGTACGCGTCGCGGGCCGCAATGGGATCGACTCGGTCAGCGTGAGCGACGACGGCCGTTCGCTCACCGTGGGGTTCTTCGGCAAGGCACCGGAAGACTTGGTGCCAGCGAACTTCCGGATCGACGGCGGACGGCGCGTGACCGGGATCGTCGTCGTGGCGGTCGAATTGTGGGCGAGCGACGATCCTGACCTCGCGGACGCAGTGCGGCTGTCGGTCGATCGTGCCGGAGATTTGTCGACTTACCGACTGTCGGTGGTCGAGGCCGGTCCGCTCGGCAAGCCCGGAACGAGGCCGTATCCGGGTTTCGATCCGCGGTATTCCTTTGTGGACTTCACGTTCGCGAGCTGTGGCGACGTCGACTGCGCACCGGTCGAGGAAAGCCCGCCGCCGGCAGACGCCGCGGTTGAAATCGAATACCTCAGCAAGGATTACGCCAGCTTCCGGCAACTGCTGCTGGACCGGTTGAAGCTGACGATGCCGTCGTGGACGGAACGGCACGTCCCCGACGTCGGCATCATGCTCGCGGAACTGCTCGCCTACGAGGGCGACCGGCTGAGCTATCAGCAAGACGCGGTGGCAACCGAGGCGTATCTGGACACCGCGCGGCTGCGGGTCTCCGTGCGGCGGCACGCCCGGCTGGTCGATTATCCGATGCACGACGGATGTTCCGCGCGGGCTTGGGTGTGCATCGAAGCGGCCGAAGAGGTCACGCTCCCGCAAGGGACTTTCCGGTTCAGCACGGTGGACAGCGGCGCCCTCGGTGCGGCGGAGGTGTTCGAGCCGGTCCACGACGAGCCAGTCCCGCTGATCCCCGCACGCAACCGGATCAGCCTGTGGACCTGGGGCGACCACGAATGCTGCCTGCCCGCCGAGGCGACCTCGGCCACTCTCGTGGACAGCGACCGGGCGTTGCGTCTCGGGCCGGGCGACGTGCTGCTCTTCGAGGAACTGGTCGGCGCGACGTCCGGCCTCCCCGCCGACGCTGACCACACGCATCGGCAGGCGGTCCGGCTGACGTCGGTGACCGAGACGGAAGATGAGCTGTACCAGCAAAAGCTGCTGGAAGTGACGTGGGCCCGCGAGGACGCGCTTACTTTTGCGTTGTGCGTCAACGCGCGCGGCGGACCGGACTGCGCCGACCTCGAAGTCGGGATCGCCCGGGCAAACGTGGTGCTGGTCGAGCACGGCCAGCGGATCAGGCCGGAGTGCCACGTCGTTCCCGATCCCGCGCCGGAGGAACCGCAGTGTCCGCGCGATTGCGGCTGCGGATGCGGCGAGACCGAACCCCAGCCCGCGTACCCGCCGCTGCCGGTGATTGTTCAGCCGCAGCTACGGCATCAACCGGTCACGCAGAGCGTCCTGTTCCCGGATCCTGCCGACATCGCGGCCGCGCAGGCGCAGTGGCTGGTGGGGCTTCCCGGCCGGATTCGCGCCCGGCTGACCAAGCTGTGGCGGAGTGAACTGTCCGAAGAGGACATTGAGTTCGTCACCGTGCTTTTCGGGGCCAAACTCGTGAAGAAGCTGGGCCTTCGCGAGCATCCGCGACGCGCGCTGCGATACCTGCTGGCGTGCTTCGACGATCTGCTGGAAGCCAAACTGGAGCGGCTGAAGGACCTCATTCGCCAGGCTCGCGCGGGATACGTGCTCACCGCGAAGAACGAGGGCTGGGAGATCGGCCAGAGCTGGGGTGCGGACGAAGGCGCGAAACTCGACGAGCAGCGTCCGGCGTTCCGTGGTCCGGCCAGTCTCGCCACGCGGCCGGATCCGCGAGCCGCGCTGCCCGCGGTCGTCGTCACCGATCGAAACCACGAAGTCTGGCTGCCTCAGCGGGACCTGCTCGACAGCGGTCCGGCCGACCGGCATTTCGTCGGCGAGGTCACCGACACCGGCGCGACCGTGCTGAGGTTCGGCGACGGCCGCAATGGCGCGCAGTTCCCGTTGGGCGACGAGCTTAACGCGGCGCTGCGCGTGGGGACCGGCCTGGCAGGGAACGTCGGCCGGGAAGCGATCAGCAGCATCGTCTTCGACCACGTCGACGTGCCCGGCATCCGAAGCGTGCGCAATCCGTTGCCTGCGACGGGCGGGGTCGATCCCGAGCCGGTGTCGGACGTCCGGCTGCGCGCCCCGCAGGAAGTGCGCCGTCGGCTGCTGCGGGCCATTACCGCGGACGACTACGCGACGCTGGCCGGTGCCTCGCCGAGCGTGCAGCGGGCGGCGGGCGACTTGCGGTGGACCGGCAGCTGGTACGAGGCGCAGGTCGCGATCGATCCGCTCGGCATGGAGGTCGCGCCGAGCTGGCTGCTCGACGAAACCCGCGCCGCGCTGTATCGCTACCGCCGGATCGGCCACGATCTTTCGGTCTTCACCGCGACTCTCGTGCCGCTCGACCTGGCGGTGCACGTCGAGGTGCTGCCCGACCACATCGCCGGTCACGTCGGCACGGCGCTGCGGCGCGCGC
The nucleotide sequence above comes from Amycolatopsis sp. AA4. Encoded proteins:
- a CDS encoding LysM peptidoglycan-binding domain-containing protein, with amino-acid sequence MFSATSRYYGLPTAVRDLPDGRSVRFVRRRLLPQPEQLAQIGERVVKPRDRLDRIAGEVFGDAEQYWRIADANRAMDPDELTATPGRRLRITLPPGIPAGGTGG
- a CDS encoding phage baseplate assembly protein V; translated protein: MTDETRFDGTYQGEVVSNVDPLGLDRLLVRVVDVLGDNAIWAAASTAAPGMNVVPLIGSGVWIEFQGGDLGRAVWTGFRRAVREEGPPIASSILPGVPQVVIGTPLTPFGQPPQNYLLITQQPGPTGGIQLQILGPSGPYIKLNETGIELSCGPGLASIRLAGTSVIVNNGTLVVPN
- a CDS encoding GPW/gp25 family protein, producing MDIDFPFHFDERGRVAETGYANHVLDLIEQLLFTTPGERVMRPDFGCGLLDLVFEPNSPELAAAVQASAEGALHRWLGDLITVQHLDVIAEESTLRIEIGYVLLATGERREDVITGRAA
- a CDS encoding putative baseplate assembly protein, with the protein product MIGCADERRRADVRVAGRNGIDSVSVSDDGRSLTVGFFGKAPEDLVPANFRIDGGRRVTGIVVVAVELWASDDPDLADAVRLSVDRAGDLSTYRLSVVEAGPLGKPGTRPYPGFDPRYSFVDFTFASCGDVDCAPVEESPPPADAAVEIEYLSKDYASFRQLLLDRLKLTMPSWTERHVPDVGIMLAELLAYEGDRLSYQQDAVATEAYLDTARLRVSVRRHARLVDYPMHDGCSARAWVCIEAAEEVTLPQGTFRFSTVDSGALGAAEVFEPVHDEPVPLIPARNRISLWTWGDHECCLPAEATSATLVDSDRALRLGPGDVLLFEELVGATSGLPADADHTHRQAVRLTSVTETEDELYQQKLLEVTWAREDALTFALCVNARGGPDCADLEVGIARANVVLVEHGQRIRPECHVVPDPAPEEPQCPRDCGCGCGETEPQPAYPPLPVIVQPQLRHQPVTQSVLFPDPADIAAAQAQWLVGLPGRIRARLTKLWRSELSEEDIEFVTVLFGAKLVKKLGLREHPRRALRYLLACFDDLLEAKLERLKDLIRQARAGYVLTAKNEGWEIGQSWGADEGAKLDEQRPAFRGPASLATRPDPRAALPAVVVTDRNHEVWLPQRDLLDSGPADRHFVGEVTDTGATVLRFGDGRNGAQFPLGDELNAALRVGTGLAGNVGREAISSIVFDHVDVPGIRSVRNPLPATGGVDPEPVSDVRLRAPQEVRRRLLRAITADDYATLAGASPSVQRAAGDLRWTGSWYEAQVAIDPLGMEVAPSWLLDETRAALYRYRRIGHDLSVFTATLVPLDLAVHVEVLPDHIAGHVGTALRRALGAFFQPDRLTFGTPIRVGQLVATVAAVPGVRHAEVTRLERLFGPPGTALAIGVLPIGPLEVAQLDDDPSRPENGRLTLDLAGGR